The genomic region AAACGAGATCTAGGTTATCGAGGGACTTCTGGCCATAGAGCTTggagaaatgtaattttgttttctttttatttttctggtcTTTCTTTTCAAAAGTAAATCTTATGATCTTATGCTCTTAAAGATGCTATTTCATGTTGTCAGATCATTTACTGTGCAATCTGTGGTTAGATATGTCACAGGTTGAAAGAGGCACAAGTTGTAGAAGAGTGTTATACATTGATCAACAAGAAGGTATGTAGCTGCAGCTCTGACTTTGTTAATTTGAGATTCTCTGTTGCTTGCAATACGGGTAAATGAGAAGAGGTGTCATAGTGCCTCATCTGATCCAGTGAGAATTCATGATGGGAGCTTTATGCTATGTCTTTTTCATAGTTCTTGTTGTTGGTAGATGCAAATGATTTATCATGGCCAGTCAGATGTGAAGGAGCTACTGATGGTTTACTGTTTCTGCTCCTTGAGGCAAGAACGGCATAGTTGTTATTGTAACCAAATTTCCTGGGAAGTCCTAGTTGTAACCATCATGTTTCTTGGTGCTATATTTAGTTCTCAGCTCAATTACATGTTATGATATTGAAGTTAAAAACTTATACAGGCATGTTCTCTATCTAGGGTgttgtttaacaaataatctttttggttcttcacaaaaaatctatCACTCAAAAGAGTGTCAACTACTTTCAGCTTatctaaaaattgaattggttttaatttaattgataatataatGCTAACAAATACTGTTTTATGGTAACCCTTTTCCAGAATTCAAATTTGAggtgaattttctttttaaatctgcttgtatatatatatatagtaatgcTTAATTACTGGAGATgatccaaaatatattaaaggtattaggataaaattaattttgaaagcaTGATGTTAAAGCTAACTCAAGCATTCAGTTTGATCTTTTTGCATATTGTATGAACTAGCAAGCTGCGAAAGATATAGTTTTGGTGAAATAAATTCTCTATGATTTGAACTGTTTTAAAGTTATTCACACAGCTGATCCTAAATTGATCACATGCTCATTGTTGCTCAGTTGATGTAATCTAGTTGTAGTATTCAGATCTCAGAGGTAAAAACTTAGGTTCTTTTGCCTtgtgttgttattattattattatttttttgggggggaTGGGGGATTACTGGGGTCAGAATTTGTAGGACTTTTCAGGTGTAGAAACCCTGGAAGTAAAAGCAAATGGATTCCAACATTCTCTGAAATGGGAGGGATTTTCACAGccaatttattacttttatcTTTCATGGTTTAGGAGGCCAATTGTTTACGTCTGCTTCGAAGTTTTTCACCAATGCATTTTGAGCCAAAACCTCTTGGGCGTGTGCGTGGTGATAATGATGAGGAACAGTCAACGAATTGTTTGAAGAGAGGACAAATTACAGAACAACTTATAGAGCTTCCCATTTTCCGTCAGATATATGACATGATTGATGCTGCAGGATCAGAAGGGTTGACTAATACAGAAGTAAGTGATCCTACTGTTGccaaaaataagaacaatGCAATcagattttcaattttatttctttgatttgACATCCTAATCAGGttccttcttttattttgttggtgTTTTATCTTTCGTCTTGCTTCATTTTCACTGTTTATCTTGAGCCCTGAAATGATCAATTAAAGGAAAGCCCACATCCAACTTCCTATGAAAGCATTCTACAGCTTTCTATTTGATGACCGTCGGCCTTGCATTTGATAGTTTATGTTCAAATAGAGCTTAATCTATTTCCATCTATCACATTCTTTGATGAAGTTTCATGGTCCACTCATGCAAAATATCCCTCTCATTAGAATTCATGGGTTCAGAAGCCTCATGACTCTTGAAGCTCTCCCTATCTACTCGTTCTTGAACTGAGGAACCAATAGTTGCATCACTTTTTGAGTTCTTTCTGATACAAATTCATCTGCAAAAGAGTGTAATTACAGTAgatcttattattttcaagTGCTACTTCAACTGCAAGAGACATTTTTGGCTCTTCTTTTAACAAATAGTATACGACTATTGACCTGGGCAATGATGGTCATTTTGGTGACGTGCTGTAAATCTGTTTATGCAAGATGTATTGgaaatacattaaattttctttgaagGTGTTTGAGGGGTTTAAAGTTTCTAGTTTGTTTGGGACATGATAGTGCAGAATCATGTATTGACACACTTACAAAACCTTATGTTGTGAGCAGGTATGTCGAAGGCTTGGTCTATGCAGTAAGGAGTATCACAAGCGatattttaaacaaatgaTCTCTAGGTTTGGATTGAATTTGCAGCTTGAAAACCATAATAGAGGTGAGGTATACCGAGTTTGGACAGCTCGGAACTTCAATCCTGAATCATCTAATATGGCTCCcaatgaaaaagaaacagtTCTCCCAGAAGTCAATGAAGCTAATTCCCTCGTTGTTGACTTTCATGAGAACTTGTCTCAGCCTATGCAGGTGGTAGATACTTCTACTTCTCTGATGAATGTTAGAGGTATCAATGAAAGTGAAAATGATTCAACTGGGGTAACAGAGGCTTCTAATGGCACAAGTATGGACGATGAGGGTTCTGGTGTTCTGCTTTTGCAATGCAATCCTCAGAACTCTGTCTTGGAGTTATGCGATGGAGCCCCTGCTAAGGAACTTACTGCAAGCAGTAAATCAATAGCGAAAAATAATCTGCTAGAAACATGCTCTCCTGCTGTTGTAGTACCCCCCAGGCGTGGATCATTTCTGAAGTATCCCCGTCTTACTATGGCTGCAACCAGCTCCCAGAGGGAGCAGCGCATACTGAAGATGTTGCAGGTCTGTTTCATTgtccttcaaattttgttcttttgttaGCTAGTTGGCTTATTTTGCCATCTTTTTTTGTGAGAAGGAGGAGAAGTTCCTCATAAAACCTGAGCTTCACAGACGCCTTGAGAGtcttgagaagaaaaagaacacaaTGATGGACCGGAAGACCTTAGAACGTAGTCTGAACAAACTTCAGCAAGAAGGACACTGTAAATGCATCCACGTGAGTGTCCCAGTTGTGACAAACTGTGGCCGCAGCAGGACAACAGAAGTGGTCCTCCACCCATCAGTTTATAGTGTGTCACCTGAATTATTGGCTCAAATTCATGAGAAAATGAGGTCTTTTGAAATCCATGTGCGTCAGCAATCATATGTTCGGCAAAAGAAGGGTGAATCAGTTCCCATGTTGCACAATGTGCAGAGAATTCCAAATAGTTTAAGATTAGATGTCCAGTCAGAGCGTGCTGAAGTGATGCGTGCTAATGGTTTTGTACTAGCAAAAATGGTTCGGACAAAGCTTCTTCACATCTTTCTTTGGGGTTGGATCCGCAGTTCCCCTGGTTGGAATGATGGGTTATCATCTAATAACCAttcttatgatttgaaaaatccACACAGCAGTTGTAAGTTGTTTGAATTAGATCGGGCCATTCGGTCCATGCCACTCGAGCTGTTCTTACAAGTTGTAGGTTCTGCGCAAAAGTTTGAGGATATGGTTGAGAAATGTAGAAATGGTTTGCTACTTTGTGATCTTCCTATGGAGGAGTACAAGGGCCTTATGGATACTCGAGCAACTGGACGGTTATCATGGCTGATTGATATATTACGGCGTTTGAAAGTAAGATGCGTAATTACTGTTAAATAAAGTTTCATTCTTATGCTTATTTTATCAAGACATACAGATTTGGTTCTTTTACAGTATCACTCCTCCTTGGTTACTTTTAGAGGATCTTCATTTTGCTGGCTAAATCTGCCTATGCGTTAAGATATTGTTTACTAATGCTTTTTCTATATGATCAATTGCTCTATGTTTGCCATTTCACCTggatgatttatttttatattcagtATCCACTTGCTAGACAGAAACAACTGAAAGAATTTGGTGGAAATATTGCAGAAGCTCGCCATAGCAAAGCCACCAACACTCATTTGAATATTGATAAACTcgatttccttttttctttttcttctgctCTACATTTTCTCTTATTCTTGGAAGAAGTGATTTTTCCAAAGTTTGTGGTTTCATATTTGTCTTCTATCATAATAATGACATGAAATGAGACCTTTTTCATAGTTGATTCGTCTAGTGAGCAAGGGCCATGCAGAAGATGGAGCCAGCAGCCCACATACTACTCTTACTCATGCATTGGAACTTAAACCTTACATCGAGGAACCAGTCTCAACTGGTGCATCATCTGGTTTGCTTTATCCTGATCTCCGCCCTCAAGTTAGACATGATTTTGTTCTTTCCAGCAGAAAAGCTGTTGATGAGTACTGGAATACTTTGGAGTATTGTTATGCTGCAGCTAAATCAAGAGCTGCTTTGCTTGCATTTCCTGGATCTGCAGTTCATGAGGTGTGTGCTGGCTGTgccaattttgttttgaattatcTTGTTTTGGTTTTACCTTGGTACTTTTGTATAGCTTTTATACTTACGTTGCGGATGATGGCTTATCTTTGGATCTATTTCTTATATTGGGACTttttgctcttcctttcaaaTCAAAGTTGGTCAGTACAGGAAGCTGTGATTGATTGTTTGACATATGTCATTATTTACCTTCATACAGCCACTTCTAAGATTCACGTGCCTGTTCTTCGCAATTATAAGCATTTAATCACTGGTATTACTGTCATGCCCAGTCTCGGCtaaattttctatcttttaGTTGTCAGAGCTGAGAGGGAGCTGGAAAGTGGGCCAGCTTGGTGTAGTCCAGTGTACTTTGTGATCCTTCGATGTTAATGAACTGGAGTATTTGTTGATGAGACCCACACTACATGAAGGCAAAAACCAGTCTAATTAGATAATCAAAACAGATACGAAGAATTAGTAGAGTACTCTATTTCCTCATGTACAGTAGAGAATCAACATAACAAtcagttttcttctttcatttatgtttttaactTCCGGGTGCACACATTATGAATTATAGCAAATTTGACTTGTGTTTGTATACCTTTAACTTGATAATGAGGCTATGGTGCTTGCTATGAGTTCCTTCTAGTTTCCATCCAAATCCTGATAGGTGGATATAGATCATATTCTTTTGCTGGGAAGATTATGCATCATGTTGAAGTTTCTGCAGAAGGTGTTGTTGGATCACTTGTGTTAATATGATGACAAAATGTAAATTTGGATGAGATGAGCGTTGTGATAGTAAGTTGATCTGCAATTTAATATCCTGGTTCATTTTAAATTCACTATTTATGAATGGGTGTTAAATAATATTCAGGTATTTCATTCCCGATCTTGGGCATCTGTCCGAGTAATGACAGCTGACCAGCGGGTGGAACTTCTCAAGCGTATTGCAAAAGATGACCCAAACAAAAGGCTTTCGTTTGGTGATTGTGAGAAGATTGCTAACGATCTGAATTTGACCCTGGAGCAGGTTTGTTAATTTGGAATATTGTTActattgtgatatttttttaccgAGAACATTTGGGGTGCCAGTGGGATGTATAAGATCATGGACAGTCAaatcttatattaatatgcTGATTCTCTTTGAAAGCTCAAATTCCACATTTTTACCCACGACACAAGCTGAGTATTCTGGGTCAAACACTTGGATATTTCAAGCTCAATTTTTTACTTAGAAGTTACTTTAGATCTGGAAAATTTTGTTATGGTTTTCATGTTTCTCTACCTGCAAATCTCTTAGTTAACTTCCATGCAACTAGTTTTTGAATACACACACTGATTATTGGTATTCAAATGGTAATATTCAACTGCCAAGACAAGTCAGTCGAACACTTCAAATGATTACCAGCCCTGCAGCCTTCAACTAATAAATTGTCAGTAATTACATGAATCATATGTGCTTATGTTATTACATTGCAGGTGCTTCGTGTCTATTATGACAAGAGAAAGCTGCGACTTACAAGATTTCAGAGAGTTTTGGATGCTGAAAGTCAGGAGCTTCAGACAGTCAACGGCAGACGCATTATATCTTCACGTAAAAGAAAACGATATCAAGATAGAATGTCCTCAAAGCTTGCAAAAGCTAGCATGGCAGATGGACAATCAAGTGGGGAGGCAGTCGGTCCACTATTAGATTCTGATACCCAGTTTATGGAGGAACAAAATTGTGTGTTAACTACTTCTGAAGATTATGATTGCCAGTTGCAAAGGTACCATGCTGGTGATGAGATTGAGGGTTCAGAGGTGCTAAAATTAACTGAAGAAGATAGACAGGCCAATACCTTTATTCACAAGCAAGCCTTGTCAAGATTGAAGTCGGCACGCCAGAGAAAGTTTTCATGGACCGAAGAGGCTGATAGGTGATGCTGACTCATAACTTTgttctatgaaaaaatatctttcaATAGCAGCAACTAACTTATTTCtccaatttttgtttcatggaatatcaaattgattagatctgaGTATTTGATGTGAATGCTCATATTTGTCCTCATTCATGCTTTATTTTACTATCTTGTCTTTAGAGTTATCAATCTTCTACTTATTTATTTGGGCTGCAACGTTTAAGTTTATTATCATCTGAAGTCTTTTGATGCACATCTTATGTCCTGATATGGATTGTTTATCTCAGACGATTGGTCATTGAGTATGCAAGACGCCGAGCTGCTCTAGGGGCTAAATTTCATCGCGTAGATTGGGCATCAATTTCGAATCTTCCAGCTCCTCCTGGTGCCTGCAAAAGAAGAATGGCATCATTGAATAGTTATATCCCTTTCAGAAAAGCTGTAATGAAACTATGTAATATGCTTGCAGAACATCATGCAAAATACCTTGAAACAATCCAAGAAAAAGTGTTGAATCATGGAGATCCTGGAAAGATGGTTAGTGATACTGCATCTGAAGAAGACATTTCGTGTTCTCCAGCTCCCATGTCTGGGGAATGGGTTAATTTTGATGAAGGTATTATCAAGGAAGCACTAGATGATGTTCTGAGATACAAAAGAATGGCTAAATTGGAGGCTGttcaaaatactttttcaGACCCAGAAAATAACGAGGATGATGTAAGTTGCTTATCTTGCATGCACTCAAAAGTAGTATCCAACCTTTAATTTACACTggaatgaaatattttatcctttGCATGTAATGGTATGTATGTCCTATCCTGCCAGTTACCCCAATAAGAGAATTTACTGAGGAGTTTCGTCTTTCTTGTGATTGATTTACTACTTATCATGCAGTGACGCATTGTCTTTATTCTGTAGCATGATGCATGTCCTTCTTGGTTGTGGATAACATTTGGTGGTTTCAAGAATACTTCTCTTTTTACAAGATTATGCCTGCATTTCTGCAAACTGGGTTAATTTCGTCAGTTTCTCATGGTCAGGACTTTGAGGGTGGTTGTGCTGGGGCTAAAGCTTCTTCTCGAAGATCAAGCTCCCAGCAGCTTCCCAGAAAGTATTTGAAGCTTTTAAATAAAGGTGCAAGTGTTAGCAGACAGATGCATGAATCAGTTGCAATTGCAAATGCTGCGGAGCTCTTTAAGCTAATCTTTCTTACCAAATCAACTGCTCCAGAAGTCCCGTCTTTGCTCGCTGAAACTCTGCGTCGTTACTCTGAGCACGACCTTTTTGCTGCTTTTAACTACctgagagagaagaaaattatggtAAGTAATCTTCATCCGCTAACAAATGGTTGTTTCCAGGAGCATATGGATGAACTGTCTGTGCGATTTACAACTGAGGTTCGATATTATCATAGAATGCCATGGTGAAAGTCGAGTCACTTACAAATTGCATCCCAACGTTTTTACTATTAATGTATAATACAAAAACTTTTGTATTTGGGTGCTGTTATAAAAACTATAACACATTTCCTTTCTAATATTAGATTTTGCCTGTTGATTGTCTAGCTTTTACATGGCAATTACTAAATCTTTGAATCCTTCTGGTTCTGTTCTGTTATTGGCTTGCTAAAATGAGGAATTTTCTCTTTGGCAGATTGGTGGTAGCTGTAATAACCGTGTTGACCTATCACAGCACTTCGTGCATAGCATTTCGTTATCCACATTTCCTGCAGATACTGGCAAAAGAGCTGTTAAGTTTGCCACATGGCTTcatgaaagagaaaaggatTTAATGGAAGAGGGCGTGGATGTTCCATCAAATTTGCAATGTGGTGAAGTTATCACATTGTGTGCTCTAGTTTCTTCAGGTGAATTATGGATTACCCCATGCTTACCTGATGAAGGTGTCGGTGAGGCGGAAGATAACAGAACTTCCAAACGTAAATGCGATAGTAGTGAGCTTGATAGTGGAGAAATATCTAAAAGATCTAAAACTTCATTTGCTGGTGATGGTGAGATAATATCTCGGCGAGAAAAAGGTTTTCCTGGTATAAAGTTACGCTTGCACCGTGAAGCAATTTCAAGATTACAAGCTATTGAATCATTTACGGATGGTGACATGTACCCTGCCTCAAGTTTTCTTGGAAAAGATCCAAAGAAGACTTTATCATGTTTGGATGTTAACAGTGGTTCCATGCATTCCGGTGTAGCTGAGTATGTCAGAGAAATGCTTGATTCTGGGAGAATGATTTGTCCTGCCCTTGATGTCAGTGAATCACCATGGGAAGCTATGACTAGCTATGCTGAACTTGTGATGTCTTCATGTTCTTATGAAGTAAAATGTTCATTCCTTCATCCCCACTCATTCAAATCTCTTTATTCAGCCATTCAGAAGTCTGGTGACAATGGTTTGAGCATGAAAGAAATCCGCAAAGTTCTGAACATTAAGGG from Sesamum indicum cultivar Zhongzhi No. 13 linkage group LG3, S_indicum_v1.0, whole genome shotgun sequence harbors:
- the LOC105157796 gene encoding uncharacterized protein LOC105157796 isoform X2, translating into MLKEAQVVEECYTLINKKEANCLRLLRSFSPMHFEPKPLGRVRGDNDEEQSTNCLKRGQITEQLIELPIFRQIYDMIDAAGSEGLTNTEVCRRLGLCSKEYHKRYFKQMISRFGLNLQLENHNRGEVYRVWTARNFNPESSNMAPNEKETVLPEVNEANSLVVDFHENLSQPMQVVDTSTSLMNVRGINESENDSTGVTEASNGTSMDDEGSGVLLLQCNPQNSVLELCDGAPAKELTASSKSIAKNNLLETCSPAVVVPPRRGSFLKYPRLTMAATSSQREQRILKMLQEEKFLIKPELHRRLESLEKKKNTMMDRKTLERSLNKLQQEGHCKCIHVSVPVVTNCGRSRTTEVVLHPSVYSVSPELLAQIHEKMRSFEIHVRQQSYVRQKKGESVPMLHNVQRIPNSLRLDVQSERAEVMRANGFVLAKMVRTKLLHIFLWGWIRSSPGWNDGLSSNNHSYDLKNPHSSCKLFELDRAIRSMPLELFLQVVGSAQKFEDMVEKCRNGLLLCDLPMEEYKGLMDTRATGRLSWLIDILRRLKLIRLVSKGHAEDGASSPHTTLTHALELKPYIEEPVSTGASSGLLYPDLRPQVRHDFVLSSRKAVDEYWNTLEYCYAAAKSRAALLAFPGSAVHEVFHSRSWASVRVMTADQRVELLKRIAKDDPNKRLSFGDCEKIANDLNLTLEQVLRVYYDKRKLRLTRFQRVLDAESQELQTVNGRRIISSRKRKRYQDRMSSKLAKASMADGQSSGEAVGPLLDSDTQFMEEQNCVLTTSEDYDCQLQRYHAGDEIEGSEVLKLTEEDRQANTFIHKQALSRLKSARQRKFSWTEEADRRLVIEYARRRAALGAKFHRVDWASISNLPAPPGACKRRMASLNSYIPFRKAVMKLCNMLAEHHAKYLETIQEKVLNHGDPGKMVSDTASEEDISCSPAPMSGEWVNFDEGIIKEALDDVLRYKRMAKLEAVQNTFSDPENNEDDDFEGGCAGAKASSRRSSSQQLPRKYLKLLNKGASVSRQMHESVAIANAAELFKLIFLTKSTAPEVPSLLAETLRRYSEHDLFAAFNYLREKKIMIGGSCNNRVDLSQHFVHSISLSTFPADTGKRAVKFATWLHEREKDLMEEGVDVPSNLQCGEVITLCALVSSGELWITPCLPDEGVGEAEDNRTSKRKCDSSELDSGEISKRSKTSFAGDGEIISRREKGFPGIKLRLHREAISRLQAIESFTDGDMYPASSFLGKDPKKTLSCLDVNSGSMHSGVAEYVREMLDSGRMICPALDVSESPWEAMTSYAELVMSSCSYEVKCSFLHPHSFKSLYSAIQKSGDNGLSMKEIRKVLNIKDDKTLEVMIEVLEAFGRALKVNAYDSIHIVDSLYRSKYFLTSVHDPAGACLNDQKRKIEDENTPIKCDNDGDVISALENEINWNADEVHRVTILNLPEDVADPPTELSNTDKINSYQHSEVASPKMTRVENLELHSANTKMCRPLLPWMNGDGTINELVYKGLIRRVLAIVMQYPGILEEDIINEMHGLNPQSCRQLLETMIMDNHIIMRKMHQRTSSQPPSILNNLLGDRFRKSKLICRVHYFANPTSTTLL
- the LOC105157796 gene encoding uncharacterized protein LOC105157796 isoform X1 — protein: MDSVVHSALEEICCEAANGLHIRDLWPKLNPCLASRGLPLCPNVKRAVWENLVEIPGLKLEACDYASCPNATEELMKCDVEVCEKLNVKIVAPEAMRKSFLGIYEMEASESSLSDTQRLILERLAVARANGIAQSELAKELRIPANNLFYQLKRLEIQGLIVRHPTVIRKKQASSSREQNNGSIVATNMLYLYRYGKHLGCQQRLEITKEDNLLMTKEAADGHPETFDDFGKEIAKEDIHVKDFLPALKAICDKLEKAQGKVLVVADLKRDLGYRGTSGHRAWRNICHRLKEAQVVEECYTLINKKEANCLRLLRSFSPMHFEPKPLGRVRGDNDEEQSTNCLKRGQITEQLIELPIFRQIYDMIDAAGSEGLTNTEVCRRLGLCSKEYHKRYFKQMISRFGLNLQLENHNRGEVYRVWTARNFNPESSNMAPNEKETVLPEVNEANSLVVDFHENLSQPMQVVDTSTSLMNVRGINESENDSTGVTEASNGTSMDDEGSGVLLLQCNPQNSVLELCDGAPAKELTASSKSIAKNNLLETCSPAVVVPPRRGSFLKYPRLTMAATSSQREQRILKMLQEEKFLIKPELHRRLESLEKKKNTMMDRKTLERSLNKLQQEGHCKCIHVSVPVVTNCGRSRTTEVVLHPSVYSVSPELLAQIHEKMRSFEIHVRQQSYVRQKKGESVPMLHNVQRIPNSLRLDVQSERAEVMRANGFVLAKMVRTKLLHIFLWGWIRSSPGWNDGLSSNNHSYDLKNPHSSCKLFELDRAIRSMPLELFLQVVGSAQKFEDMVEKCRNGLLLCDLPMEEYKGLMDTRATGRLSWLIDILRRLKLIRLVSKGHAEDGASSPHTTLTHALELKPYIEEPVSTGASSGLLYPDLRPQVRHDFVLSSRKAVDEYWNTLEYCYAAAKSRAALLAFPGSAVHEVFHSRSWASVRVMTADQRVELLKRIAKDDPNKRLSFGDCEKIANDLNLTLEQVLRVYYDKRKLRLTRFQRVLDAESQELQTVNGRRIISSRKRKRYQDRMSSKLAKASMADGQSSGEAVGPLLDSDTQFMEEQNCVLTTSEDYDCQLQRYHAGDEIEGSEVLKLTEEDRQANTFIHKQALSRLKSARQRKFSWTEEADRRLVIEYARRRAALGAKFHRVDWASISNLPAPPGACKRRMASLNSYIPFRKAVMKLCNMLAEHHAKYLETIQEKVLNHGDPGKMVSDTASEEDISCSPAPMSGEWVNFDEGIIKEALDDVLRYKRMAKLEAVQNTFSDPENNEDDDFEGGCAGAKASSRRSSSQQLPRKYLKLLNKGASVSRQMHESVAIANAAELFKLIFLTKSTAPEVPSLLAETLRRYSEHDLFAAFNYLREKKIMIGGSCNNRVDLSQHFVHSISLSTFPADTGKRAVKFATWLHEREKDLMEEGVDVPSNLQCGEVITLCALVSSGELWITPCLPDEGVGEAEDNRTSKRKCDSSELDSGEISKRSKTSFAGDGEIISRREKGFPGIKLRLHREAISRLQAIESFTDGDMYPASSFLGKDPKKTLSCLDVNSGSMHSGVAEYVREMLDSGRMICPALDVSESPWEAMTSYAELVMSSCSYEVKCSFLHPHSFKSLYSAIQKSGDNGLSMKEIRKVLNIKDDKTLEVMIEVLEAFGRALKVNAYDSIHIVDSLYRSKYFLTSVHDPAGACLNDQKRKIEDENTPIKCDNDGDVISALENEINWNADEVHRVTILNLPEDVADPPTELSNTDKINSYQHSEVASPKMTRVENLELHSANTKMCRPLLPWMNGDGTINELVYKGLIRRVLAIVMQYPGILEEDIINEMHGLNPQSCRQLLETMIMDNHIIMRKMHQRTSSQPPSILNNLLGDRFRKSKLICRVHYFANPTSTTLL